One Paramisgurnus dabryanus chromosome 9, PD_genome_1.1, whole genome shotgun sequence DNA segment encodes these proteins:
- the LOC135759083 gene encoding uncharacterized protein: MNLNSRQAVEHRRLFEQALFGEEGSPEMAAGSEAGTKRKAKTQRSRSGKRAGAKEASPSGSTSSSSSEEEEKVPFQESGVSTLDSPSSLETYPTHLESPDRSPSSSSSSVVPPSTRGSPEAGSPELTARDSELDVLPPAVPDQDVTLPAFPDQDVTLPAVPDQDVTLPAVPDQDVPLPAVPDQDVPLPAAATPERSKRCARITRRKAVVILSPLRVITSPRRINKQYRLSGLARASRARAKVRRAIEDQKRK, translated from the exons ATGAACCTTAATTCTAGGCAGGCCGTGGAGCACCGCCGGTTGTTCGAGCAGGCGCTGTTCGGCGAGGAGGGGTcgccggagatggcggccggcTCGGAGGCAGGGACCAAACGAAAGGCCAAGACTCAGCGCAGCCGGAGCGGGAAGCGCGCCGGGGCGAAGGAGGCCTCGCCGTCCGGGTCGACATCGAGCAGCAGCTCCGAGGAAGAGGAGAAGGTCCCTTTCCAGGAGTCTGGGGTGTCCACCCTCGACTCTCCATCG AGCTTGGAAACCTACCCCACCCACCTGGAAAGCCCGGACCGATCGCCATCGTCCTCCTCTTCCTCGGTCGTGCCTCCGTCGACCCGGGGCTCTCCGGAAGCGGGCTCTCCGGAGCTGACCGCCCGGGACTCCGAGCTGGACGTCCTCCCGCCAGCCGTCCCCGACCAGGACGTCACCCTGCCCGCCTTCCCCGATCAGGACGTCACCCTGCCCGCCGTCCCCGACCAGGACGTCACCCTGCCCGCCGTCCCCGACCAGGACGTCCCCCTGCCCGCCGTCCCCGACCAGGACGTCCCCCTGCCCGCCGCAGCCACGCCGGAGCGGTCCAAGCGATGTGCCAGGATCACCAGGAGGAAAGCCGTGGTGATCCTGTCACCTCTCAGAGTCATCACCAGTCCAAGGAGGATCAATAAACAGTATAGGCTCTCGGGCCTCGCCCGCGCCAGTCGGGCGCGAGCAAAGGTCCGGCGGGCTATTGAGGATCAAAAGAGGAAGTAG
- the LOC135759087 gene encoding uncharacterized protein — protein sequence MRQHLRLTHGVANLRERQLWVLFSRRKVTKPFHPCPLCGRTLKHIRPHFANSHRELSAKEFRRAVRQFQWEVTMERLRDLQASRPDVPLVTLGELSEAPEDEGIPSAPTPSITPAVSFTPAPSVSPPHPIINSPPMSPHSSAVVEESGMLSEGVPGSSLSSPDLGMAIMTLDGDAEARAGIEQVSEWDAPAFVPETIGFVQLLEMDSKDGKMVLGPGFPTLEAI from the exons ATGAGGCAACACCTGCGCCTCACGCACGGTGTTGCCAACCTCCGGGAGAGGCAGCTGTGGGTCCTGTTTTCCCGGAGGAAGGTCACGAAGCCTTTCCATCCGTGCCCATTGTGCGGCCGGACTTTAAAGCACATCCGGCCGCACTTTGCGAACTCCCACCGGGAACTGTCG GCCAAGGAGTTTCGGCGAGCTGTCCGACAGTTCCAGTGGGAGGTGACCATGGAGAGGCTTCGTGACCTGCAGGCCAGCCGCCCCGATGTCCCACTCGTCACGCTCGGGGAACTCTCTG aAGCCCCTGAGGATGAAGGAATTCCTTCAGCTCCCACACCCTCCATCACGCCCGCAGTCTCCTTCACGCCTGCACCCTCTGTCTCCCCACCACACCCCATCATCAATTCACCCCCCATGAGCCCACACTCCAGTGCAGTCGTGGAGGAGTCTGGCATGCTGTCAGAGGGCGTTCCAGGGAGCAGCCTTTCCTCGCCTGACCTCGGCATGGCCATCA TGACCCTGGATGGCGATGCTGAGGCCAGAGCGGGGATCGAACAGGTCTCCG AGTGGGACGCCCCGGCATTCGTGCCAGAGACCATAGGGTTTGTCCAGCTACTGGAGATGGACTCCAAGGATGGCAAGATGGTCCTAG GGCCAGGGTTCCCCACACTGGAGGCAATTTAG